One Natranaerovirga hydrolytica genomic region harbors:
- a CDS encoding methyl-accepting chemotaxis protein, with translation MKKNKVKEIYFNKRIGIRLKILSSIILALIISPTISLYLNNLVNRLNMSSGDVSVYISTLINLLVVSGIIMVQMYIIVLKPLKNISTLTKEIITHLDLSKRLEIKSNDEMRDLSQNINNLLNAIQSTVVDVSNNASYVKKNGETVEVTTELVAGTAREIEKAVGEIATTATDQANDVEYVVSAVQSLEKQMTAEQNKLDQLNLSVENISLLKNEGLKTLDQLVEKTKNSRLAAKRVNEIVQSSNDSADVIQKASNMIKDISNQTNLLALNAAIESARAGEKGKGFAVVADEIRKLAEESNKFSDEISEVITKLKDRTGEAVIEVKNVGEAIHIQNQYVNETKIKFEDIAQLLDRMRLSVDEVKQIGHKMVEEKEGINITIDNLSAVSQETAASTQQMAASIEEQNSAIDKIYKTTQELFKVSEQLYRDVNEFSV, from the coding sequence ATGAAGAAAAATAAGGTTAAAGAAATTTATTTCAACAAAAGAATTGGTATCAGATTGAAGATTTTATCAAGCATCATATTAGCACTCATTATTAGCCCGACTATATCATTGTATTTAAATAATCTAGTGAATAGATTGAATATGAGTAGTGGGGACGTATCTGTATACATTTCAACGCTGATTAATTTATTGGTGGTATCAGGAATTATTATGGTTCAAATGTACATAATTGTATTAAAGCCATTAAAAAATATTTCTACATTAACAAAAGAAATTATAACACATCTAGACTTAAGTAAAAGATTAGAAATCAAATCAAATGATGAAATGAGAGATTTGTCACAAAATATTAATAATCTTTTAAATGCCATACAATCCACTGTAGTAGATGTTTCTAATAATGCCAGTTATGTTAAGAAAAATGGAGAAACCGTAGAGGTTACCACTGAATTGGTTGCTGGCACCGCAAGAGAAATAGAAAAAGCTGTAGGAGAAATAGCGACAACTGCAACGGATCAAGCCAATGATGTAGAATATGTGGTTTCAGCAGTACAATCTTTAGAAAAACAAATGACAGCAGAACAAAATAAGTTAGATCAGTTGAATCTATCCGTAGAAAACATTAGTCTTTTAAAAAATGAAGGGCTTAAAACATTAGACCAGTTAGTTGAAAAGACTAAAAACAGTCGTTTGGCTGCTAAACGTGTAAATGAAATCGTTCAAAGTAGTAATGATAGTGCAGATGTCATTCAAAAAGCAAGTAATATGATTAAAGACATTTCTAATCAAACGAATCTATTGGCTCTGAATGCAGCAATTGAGTCCGCTAGAGCTGGAGAAAAAGGAAAAGGTTTTGCTGTTGTAGCAGACGAAATACGAAAACTAGCAGAAGAATCTAATAAATTTAGCGATGAAATATCAGAAGTCATTACGAAATTAAAAGATAGAACAGGTGAAGCTGTTATAGAAGTAAAAAATGTTGGAGAAGCAATTCATATTCAAAACCAATACGTAAATGAAACCAAGATAAAATTTGAAGACATTGCCCAACTATTAGATCGAATGAGGTTGTCTGTTGATGAAGTAAAACAGATTGGACATAAAATGGTTGAAGAGAAAGAGGGTATTAACATCACAATTGATAATTTATCAGCAGTATCTCAAGAGACAGCAGCAAGTACACAACAAATGGCTGCGTCTATTGAAGAACAAAATTCAGCCATTGATAAAATTTATAAGACGACCCAAGAGTTATTTAAGGTATCAGAACAGTTGTATAGAGATGTTAATGAATTTAGTGTATAA
- a CDS encoding helix-turn-helix domain-containing protein: MDYELIGERIKMYRKAMKMTQHELSEKLDVSNVYISRIERGTTKINLEMLYKISIILNVSISLLLTGVHQESDLYLDIEFANLISQCDKKQRKLIYELIKVVINT, translated from the coding sequence TTGGATTATGAATTAATAGGCGAAAGAATAAAAATGTATAGAAAAGCAATGAAAATGACTCAACATGAATTATCTGAAAAACTTGACGTGTCTAATGTTTATATTAGTAGGATTGAGAGAGGTACCACCAAAATTAATTTAGAGATGCTTTATAAAATTTCAATTATTTTAAACGTTTCTATTAGTCTCTTACTTACTGGCGTACATCAAGAAAGTGATTTGTATCTAGATATTGAATTCGCTAACCTTATATCACAATGTGATAAAAAACAACGCAAACTTATTTATGAGTTAATAAAAGTCGTTATTAACACTTAA
- a CDS encoding nucleoside kinase: MDTTIKVTINGEVKTIKKGTPITEIAKDYQENYEGIIVLALVNKQLKELFKTLKKDCELEFITTADQDGMRTYKRSVSFLLIKSVFDVLGRDQVEKVVLHFSLSKGFYCEVEYERDLTQEDLDKVKGRMLELVKMDLPIQKRTAKLEEALELFEKNKMYDKVKLFKYRRTSNVNLYKLDDMEDYYYAYMVPSTGCLDKFDLHQYDKGFVLQFPTIEEPNTVAPFNPQNKLFKVLKETTDWGKRLNVDTVGALNDRISEGGMNELILISEALQEKRIAEIADDIIKQGKKIVLIAGPSSSGKTTFSHRLSVQLRVHGVKPHPIAVDNYFVNRDQTPRDENGEIDFESLYSIDLETFNKDMKALIEGKEVHMPKYNFQAGKREYKNNYLQIGEEDILIIEGIHGLNEKLTYSLPKESKFKIYISALTQLNVDEHNRVSTTDGRLIRRMVRDNQYRGMPAKDTLAMWASVRRGEEKNIFPFQEEADVMFNSALIYELAILKQYAEPLLFGIEKGTKEYIEAKRLIKFLDYFIGVSGEAVPMNSIIREFIGGSSFNTH; the protein is encoded by the coding sequence ATGGATACAACAATTAAAGTAACCATTAACGGTGAAGTAAAAACAATTAAAAAAGGCACACCCATTACAGAAATTGCAAAAGATTATCAAGAGAATTACGAAGGTATTATTGTGTTAGCGTTAGTAAATAAGCAGCTAAAGGAACTGTTTAAAACCCTAAAAAAAGATTGTGAATTGGAATTTATCACTACGGCAGATCAAGATGGTATGAGAACCTATAAAAGAAGTGTTTCTTTTTTATTAATCAAATCTGTATTTGATGTTCTGGGTAGAGATCAAGTGGAAAAAGTGGTCTTGCATTTTTCATTGAGCAAAGGGTTTTATTGTGAAGTAGAATATGAAAGAGATTTGACACAAGAAGATCTAGATAAAGTAAAGGGAAGAATGCTAGAATTAGTAAAAATGGACTTACCAATACAAAAAAGAACAGCAAAGCTAGAAGAAGCTTTAGAGCTATTTGAGAAGAATAAAATGTATGATAAAGTAAAGTTGTTTAAATATCGCAGAACGTCTAATGTGAATTTGTACAAATTAGATGATATGGAAGATTATTACTATGCTTATATGGTTCCCAGTACTGGATGTTTAGACAAATTTGATTTACATCAATATGACAAAGGGTTCGTGCTTCAATTTCCTACCATAGAAGAACCCAATACAGTGGCACCATTTAATCCTCAGAACAAGTTGTTTAAAGTATTAAAAGAAACAACAGACTGGGGAAAACGATTAAATGTGGATACAGTAGGCGCTTTAAACGATAGAATTTCTGAAGGGGGTATGAATGAACTCATACTCATATCAGAAGCATTACAAGAAAAAAGAATAGCAGAAATAGCAGACGATATAATCAAACAAGGGAAAAAAATCGTACTCATTGCTGGGCCATCATCATCAGGAAAAACAACATTTTCACACAGATTGTCAGTGCAATTAAGAGTACATGGGGTCAAGCCACATCCAATAGCTGTAGATAATTACTTTGTTAATAGAGATCAAACCCCTAGAGACGAAAATGGTGAGATAGACTTCGAAAGCTTGTATTCCATTGATTTAGAGACATTTAATAAAGATATGAAAGCATTAATTGAAGGCAAAGAAGTCCATATGCCCAAATACAATTTCCAAGCTGGAAAAAGAGAATATAAAAACAATTACCTTCAAATCGGTGAAGAAGATATACTGATTATTGAAGGGATACATGGGTTAAATGAAAAACTAACTTACTCATTGCCAAAAGAAAGCAAATTCAAGATATATATTAGTGCATTAACTCAGTTAAATGTAGATGAACACAATCGTGTATCAACGACAGATGGAAGATTAATTAGAAGAATGGTGAGAGATAATCAGTATAGGGGTATGCCAGCAAAAGACACCCTAGCAATGTGGGCATCTGTAAGACGTGGAGAAGAGAAAAATATATTCCCATTTCAAGAAGAAGCAGATGTTATGTTTAATTCGGCTTTAATATACGAATTGGCTATACTCAAACAATATGCAGAGCCTTTATTATTTGGTATTGAAAAAGGTACAAAAGAATACATTGAAGCCAAACGACTCATTAAATTCCTCGATTATTTTATTGGTGTCAGTGGAGAAGCTGTACCGATGAACTCAATTATAAGAGAATTTATTGGAGGCAGTTCTTTTAATACCCATTAA
- a CDS encoding Nif3-like dinuclear metal center hexameric protein: MSIKTSDIIQYMEDLSPSQYAYEWDNVGLLIGEKDQTIEKILVALDATENVVEEAINKGVDMIITHHPMIFKGVKRITTQDFLGRKIIKMIKNDISLYAAHTNLDAVGSLSDLLANTLQLKQIELLNIKETKKLYKMVVFTPITHIEAVREAICAKGAGHIGDYSHCTYNSLGEGTFMPLEGTHPYIGTKNQLEKIEEIKLETIVKSKDLQKVTQGMLEAHPYEEVAYDIYPLENQGEQIGVGRIGYLEEAMTIEALAHLTKQKLKMDKLRIYGDVNKKVKKIAICPGKGLSFIKDAMKKNADIMITGDVDYHTAIDALQEGLPIIDAGHFGTEHIVVGYLANKLIEQFNSNSKNVEVIQSEEQNPYITL, from the coding sequence TTGTCTATAAAAACATCGGATATTATTCAGTATATGGAAGACTTATCCCCATCTCAGTACGCTTACGAATGGGACAATGTAGGATTACTCATTGGAGAAAAAGATCAAACCATTGAAAAAATTTTAGTGGCATTAGACGCTACAGAAAATGTAGTAGAGGAAGCCATAAACAAAGGTGTGGATATGATTATTACACATCATCCTATGATATTTAAAGGGGTAAAAAGAATTACAACACAGGATTTTCTAGGGCGAAAGATTATTAAAATGATTAAAAATGACATCTCGTTATACGCTGCCCATACTAATTTAGATGCAGTAGGTAGTTTAAGCGATTTATTAGCCAATACATTACAATTGAAACAAATAGAATTATTGAATATAAAAGAAACAAAAAAATTATATAAGATGGTGGTGTTTACTCCTATCACTCATATTGAAGCAGTAAGAGAAGCCATATGTGCAAAAGGAGCAGGTCATATTGGAGACTACTCTCATTGTACCTATAATAGTTTAGGAGAAGGAACGTTTATGCCATTAGAAGGTACCCATCCTTATATTGGCACAAAGAATCAATTAGAAAAGATTGAAGAAATTAAGTTAGAAACCATTGTCAAATCCAAGGATTTACAAAAAGTTACTCAAGGAATGTTAGAGGCTCATCCTTATGAAGAAGTAGCTTATGATATATATCCATTGGAGAATCAAGGCGAACAAATAGGTGTAGGAAGAATCGGTTATCTTGAAGAAGCAATGACCATAGAAGCATTGGCGCATTTGACAAAACAAAAATTAAAAATGGATAAGTTAAGAATTTATGGAGATGTTAATAAAAAAGTAAAAAAAATAGCCATATGTCCTGGAAAAGGATTATCTTTTATAAAAGACGCCATGAAAAAAAATGCAGATATTATGATTACAGGGGACGTGGATTATCACACAGCAATAGATGCACTTCAAGAAGGATTACCTATTATAGATGCAGGACACTTTGGCACAGAACACATTGTAGTAGGCTATTTAGCAAATAAATTAATAGAGCAATTTAATAGCAACAGTAAAAATGTGGAAGTTATTCAATCAGAAGAACAAAATCCATATATTACATTATAA
- a CDS encoding tRNA (adenine(22)-N(1))-methyltransferase gives MNISDRLATIANTVEIGSKVADIGTDHAYIPIFLIHHGIAQKVIAMDINKGPLLKANTNIAHYNMGHLIETRLSNGLEKLNQGEADTIIVSGMGGELINDILEKGSSIVQDTKRLILQPQSEIYKVREKLHQMNFKIIDEIMMKEDNKYYVILVSEKGNEKYAKAIYYYYGKILIHKKDRILKEYLEKNLKDYDKITKKLQKNLTENKQKRMDEIQEEVSRIKEVLNCL, from the coding sequence ATGAATATATCAGATCGATTGGCTACAATTGCAAATACTGTAGAGATAGGTTCAAAAGTAGCAGATATAGGAACAGACCATGCCTATATTCCTATATTTTTAATACATCATGGTATTGCTCAAAAAGTCATTGCAATGGATATTAATAAAGGTCCTTTATTAAAAGCCAATACGAATATAGCCCATTACAATATGGGGCACTTAATAGAAACAAGGTTATCCAATGGTCTAGAAAAACTCAATCAAGGTGAAGCCGATACCATTATTGTTTCCGGAATGGGTGGAGAATTAATCAATGATATCTTAGAAAAGGGTTCATCTATTGTTCAAGACACCAAAAGATTAATTCTACAACCCCAATCTGAGATTTATAAAGTGAGAGAAAAGCTGCATCAAATGAACTTTAAAATTATAGATGAGATTATGATGAAAGAAGATAACAAATACTATGTGATTTTGGTTTCAGAAAAAGGTAATGAAAAATACGCAAAAGCAATATACTACTATTACGGAAAAATATTAATTCATAAGAAGGATAGAATCTTAAAAGAATACTTAGAAAAAAATTTAAAAGACTACGATAAAATTACAAAAAAACTACAAAAAAATCTGACAGAAAACAAGCAAAAACGAATGGATGAAATTCAAGAAGAAGTATCTAGGATAAAGGAGGTCTTAAATTGTCTATAA
- the rpoD gene encoding RNA polymerase sigma factor RpoD encodes MKPNDENILRFNEKLKELLEVAKKKKNILEYKEIMQYFSEFELDPEQIEKIYEYLEANSVDVLGIIEEEVEEEEEEEKLDLSLPEGLSIDDPVRMYLKEIGKVPLLSAEEEIDLAQKMENGDQEAKRRLAEANLRLVVSIAKRYVGRGMLFLDLIQEGNLGLIKAVEKFDYRKGYKFSTYATWWIRQAITRAIADQARTIRIPVHMVETINKLIRVSRQLLQELGREPTPEEIGQELDMPVDKVREILKISQEPVSLETPIGEEEDSHLGDFIQDENVPVPADAAAFTLLKEQLVGVLDTLTDREQKVLRLRFGLDDGRARTLEEVGKEFNVTRERIRQIEAKALRKLRHPSRSRKLKDYLE; translated from the coding sequence ATGAAACCAAATGACGAGAATATTTTAAGGTTTAATGAAAAACTAAAAGAACTCCTTGAAGTAGCAAAAAAGAAGAAAAACATACTAGAATATAAGGAGATTATGCAATACTTTAGTGAGTTTGAATTAGACCCAGAGCAGATCGAAAAGATCTATGAATATCTCGAGGCAAATAGTGTAGATGTCTTAGGAATCATTGAAGAAGAAGTTGAAGAAGAAGAAGAAGAAGAAAAATTAGACTTATCATTGCCAGAAGGATTAAGTATAGATGACCCAGTAAGAATGTACTTGAAAGAAATTGGTAAAGTACCATTATTATCAGCAGAAGAAGAAATTGATTTGGCACAAAAAATGGAAAATGGTGATCAAGAAGCTAAGCGAAGATTAGCAGAAGCCAACTTAAGATTGGTAGTTAGTATTGCAAAGAGATATGTGGGTCGAGGCATGTTATTCTTAGACCTTATACAAGAAGGTAATTTAGGTCTAATCAAAGCAGTAGAAAAGTTTGATTATAGAAAAGGATACAAATTTAGTACCTATGCTACTTGGTGGATTAGACAAGCCATTACTAGAGCTATAGCGGACCAAGCTAGAACCATTCGAATACCCGTGCATATGGTAGAAACCATTAATAAATTAATTAGGGTGTCCCGACAATTGCTACAAGAGCTTGGAAGAGAACCCACGCCTGAAGAAATTGGACAAGAATTGGATATGCCAGTGGATAAAGTAAGGGAAATACTTAAAATATCCCAAGAGCCAGTCTCTTTAGAAACACCTATTGGTGAAGAAGAAGACAGTCACTTAGGAGACTTTATCCAAGATGAAAATGTACCTGTACCAGCAGATGCAGCAGCATTTACATTACTCAAAGAACAGTTGGTAGGGGTATTAGATACCCTAACAGATAGAGAACAAAAAGTATTAAGATTGCGTTTTGGATTAGATGATGGCAGAGCAAGGACCCTTGAAGAAGTTGGAAAAGAGTTTAATGTAACCAGAGAGCGAATTAGACAAATTGAAGCAAAAGCTCTTAGAAAATTGAGACATCCAAGTAGAAGCAGAAAGCTTAAGGACTATTTAGAATAA
- the dnaG gene encoding DNA primase, with the protein MYYPEELIEEIRVHNDIVEVISSYVNLKPKGSSYFGLCPFHNEKTPSFSVTPDKQMYYCFGCGAGGNVYTFIMEYENFTFLEAVKQLADRANIRLPSPEISEEAKEKLNKKQRLYDINKEAARYFYYQLKTQRGQKALEYFKKRQITIDVIKKFGLGYANYYGDDLYKYLKAKQYSEALLLEAGIIVKDKKNNYTDRFWNRVMFPIFDVHNRVIAFGGRVLGDGNPKYLNSPETTLFDKSNNLYALNIARTARKDHILIVEGYMDVISLHQAGYNQTVASLGTAFTSGQARLLKRYTDNVLIAYDNDEAGRKATLRSIPILKEAGLTVKVLNLNPYKDPDDFINNLGPKTFDQRIENAQNSFFFELEVLNQDYNVEDPDQKTQFIRKIASKIVEMTNDIEKDNYIEAVTKNYQINKEHFINLVNELGSKVGLVEKRPTVNKINKKEQKEDGIGQAQKLLLKYLIKDEALYDKISRYIQPSDFKSEAYYKIAKAIYEALEHKQTLNAASIINQFETLEDQKLVAGLFNGEVSDLNIKDKEKLINETVYKLKRFSLDYASRNAKDVEQLQNIIAQQRQLQKMHISLNER; encoded by the coding sequence ATGTATTATCCAGAAGAACTCATTGAAGAAATTCGTGTGCATAATGATATTGTAGAAGTTATTTCTAGTTATGTGAATCTTAAGCCAAAAGGCAGTTCTTATTTTGGATTATGTCCTTTTCATAATGAAAAAACACCTTCATTTTCTGTAACACCGGACAAACAAATGTATTATTGTTTTGGTTGTGGTGCTGGAGGCAATGTTTATACCTTTATTATGGAATATGAAAACTTTACTTTCTTAGAAGCGGTCAAACAATTAGCAGACAGAGCCAATATAAGGCTACCTTCACCAGAAATATCGGAAGAAGCCAAAGAAAAATTAAATAAAAAACAACGCTTATATGATATTAATAAAGAAGCTGCCAGATATTTTTATTATCAACTTAAAACACAAAGAGGCCAAAAAGCTTTAGAGTATTTTAAGAAAAGGCAGATTACTATAGATGTTATTAAAAAATTTGGTTTAGGGTACGCTAATTATTATGGAGATGATTTGTACAAATATCTTAAAGCCAAACAGTATTCAGAAGCTTTATTATTAGAAGCAGGCATTATTGTCAAAGATAAAAAGAACAATTATACAGATCGTTTTTGGAATCGTGTTATGTTTCCTATTTTTGATGTCCATAATAGAGTCATAGCTTTTGGAGGACGTGTATTAGGTGATGGTAATCCCAAATACTTAAATTCCCCAGAAACCACTTTGTTTGATAAAAGTAATAATCTTTACGCCCTTAATATAGCTAGAACAGCGAGAAAAGACCATATACTAATTGTAGAAGGGTATATGGATGTTATATCTCTGCACCAAGCTGGGTATAATCAAACAGTAGCATCATTAGGGACAGCATTTACCAGTGGACAAGCACGGTTACTTAAAAGATATACCGATAATGTCCTGATTGCTTATGATAATGATGAGGCTGGAAGAAAAGCCACCCTAAGGTCAATTCCAATTTTAAAAGAAGCTGGGCTTACTGTCAAGGTACTAAATTTAAATCCTTATAAAGACCCAGATGATTTTATCAATAACTTGGGACCAAAGACTTTTGACCAGCGCATAGAAAATGCTCAAAATAGTTTTTTCTTTGAATTAGAAGTACTCAACCAAGACTACAACGTAGAAGACCCTGATCAAAAAACCCAATTTATTAGAAAAATTGCAAGTAAAATTGTAGAAATGACCAATGATATTGAAAAAGATAATTACATTGAAGCCGTTACAAAAAACTATCAAATAAACAAAGAGCATTTTATAAATTTGGTTAATGAACTGGGTTCAAAAGTGGGTTTAGTAGAAAAAAGACCTACCGTTAATAAAATCAATAAAAAAGAGCAAAAAGAAGATGGTATTGGTCAAGCTCAAAAGTTATTACTAAAGTACTTAATTAAAGACGAAGCTTTATATGATAAAATCTCACGATACATTCAACCCAGTGATTTTAAAAGTGAAGCTTATTATAAGATTGCCAAAGCCATTTATGAGGCATTAGAGCACAAACAAACATTAAATGCAGCAAGTATCATTAATCAATTTGAAACATTAGAAGATCAAAAATTAGTTGCTGGCTTATTTAACGGAGAAGTTAGTGATTTAAATATAAAAGATAAAGAGAAGTTAATTAATGAAACTGTCTATAAGTTAAAAAGATTTAGTTTAGATTATGCAAGTAGAAATGCAAAAGATGTTGAGCAACTACAAAATATTATCGCTCAACAAAGGCAACTTCAGAAAATGCATATTTCTCTTAATGAAAGATAA
- a CDS encoding deoxyguanosinetriphosphate triphosphohydrolase, with product MNLRLQREEIEAQILSPYASLNKNSKGRRVEEEPCDIRTDYQRDRDRIIHSKAFRRLKHKTQVFISPEGDHYRTRLTHTLEVAQIARTIARALRLNEDLTEAMALGHDLGHTPFGHAGEYALNEVCPLGFKHYEQSIRVVEQLENKGKGLNLTWEVKDGILNHPTAGTPSTLEGKIVRLSDKIAYINHDIDDAIRGKILNSKDLPQEYVDVLGKTSSERINNILHNIVNNSINKNDVIMSDDFQEATKNIRKYMFQNVYVGSSAKTHEEKAHRIIKELYKYFIQEYQELPMEYQMMIKEKKEPVEQVVCDYIAGMTDRFAIKKFTEIFVPSSWDIY from the coding sequence ATTAACCTAAGACTACAAAGAGAAGAGATAGAAGCACAAATCTTAAGCCCGTATGCTTCTCTTAATAAAAATTCAAAAGGCAGACGCGTAGAAGAAGAACCTTGTGACATTCGAACGGATTATCAAAGAGACAGAGATCGCATCATACATTCTAAAGCATTTCGTAGACTCAAACATAAAACACAGGTATTCATTTCACCTGAAGGCGACCATTATAGAACCAGACTGACCCATACCTTAGAAGTTGCACAAATTGCAAGAACCATAGCAAGAGCCTTAAGACTAAATGAAGATTTAACAGAAGCTATGGCACTAGGGCATGATTTAGGTCATACCCCTTTTGGTCACGCAGGCGAGTATGCATTAAATGAAGTTTGTCCACTAGGATTTAAGCATTATGAACAAAGCATTCGTGTTGTAGAACAGTTAGAGAATAAGGGAAAAGGGCTTAATCTTACTTGGGAAGTTAAGGATGGTATTCTTAATCACCCCACAGCTGGAACCCCCAGTACACTTGAAGGAAAGATTGTAAGATTATCGGATAAAATAGCTTATATCAATCATGACATTGATGATGCCATAAGAGGTAAGATTTTAAATAGCAAAGATTTGCCACAAGAATATGTAGATGTTCTAGGAAAAACATCTAGTGAAAGAATTAATAATATTTTACATAATATTGTTAATAATAGTATCAATAAAAATGATGTCATCATGAGTGATGATTTTCAAGAAGCAACTAAAAATATTAGAAAATATATGTTCCAAAATGTGTATGTTGGTTCAAGTGCAAAAACCCATGAAGAAAAGGCTCATAGGATTATTAAAGAGCTGTATAAATATTTTATTCAAGAATACCAAGAATTGCCTATGGAGTATCAAATGATGATTAAAGAAAAAAAAGAACCTGTAGAACAAGTTGTATGTGACTATATTGCTGGTATGACAGATCGGTTTGCAATCAAAAAATTTACAGAAATCTTTGTACCGTCATCGTGGGATATTTATTAA
- a CDS encoding methyl-accepting chemotaxis protein gives MKVKSIRTKILAGFLTMLGFLLFLGISSLTQLNQVRNNMEEMLEVQLGEYMMVEKLAFNVAESSSNIRGYMLSGEQQYVDRFVILSTESDELENRLAELSDEESVIQMIEDSRNWRNLALDTIVPLYAGGNVDEAITRTNEQLAPMGRTIIGEAQGITRAKEQALLEATSRIENLQNRIMLIIFAVLSVSVILAVALSLMIAKIITKPIKNMLVAVEKVSNGDLSEKVEVKTNDEIGKLSHSINIMIDNLRSLIQSVKESSNQVLTASEQMSDTSQENSAASEEIARTIEEIAGSANEQARNTENGVIKTESLSKIIEEDLEDMNRVSQAIKTLITIKDEGITLIKDLTQKTNNSNESIESIYQSTVNTNESAEKIGEASQLIQSIAEQTNLLALNAAIEAARAGEAGKGFAVVAEEIRKLAEQSTKSVQDIDEMLVKLQSNSKNSVDTMKDVLNIIKEQVESVGNTENKFDDIASEIENVKSIINKSLGSVNEMSEHKNDLSDLMQSLAAIAQQNAAGTEEASASVEEQSASMEEIANASEQLKNLSEDLSKEVSQFTY, from the coding sequence GTGAAAGTCAAATCCATAAGAACAAAAATTTTAGCTGGATTTTTAACTATGTTAGGGTTCTTACTATTTTTAGGAATAAGTAGTTTGACACAGCTTAATCAAGTTAGAAATAACATGGAAGAAATGTTAGAAGTGCAATTAGGTGAGTATATGATGGTTGAAAAACTAGCATTTAATGTAGCTGAAAGTAGCAGCAACATAAGAGGGTATATGCTATCAGGTGAACAACAATATGTTGACCGATTTGTCATATTATCTACTGAAAGTGATGAGCTAGAAAATCGCTTAGCTGAATTATCAGATGAAGAGTCCGTTATTCAAATGATTGAAGACAGTAGAAATTGGAGAAACCTTGCCTTAGATACCATTGTCCCATTATATGCAGGTGGCAATGTAGATGAAGCCATTACAAGAACCAATGAACAATTAGCCCCAATGGGTAGAACCATCATTGGAGAAGCACAAGGCATTACTAGAGCAAAGGAACAAGCATTATTAGAAGCAACCAGTAGAATTGAAAATCTTCAAAACAGAATTATGTTAATTATTTTTGCAGTATTAAGTGTGTCAGTCATTCTAGCAGTTGCTTTAAGTTTAATGATTGCCAAGATTATTACCAAACCAATAAAAAATATGTTAGTGGCGGTAGAAAAAGTCTCAAATGGCGATCTATCTGAAAAAGTAGAAGTGAAAACCAACGATGAAATTGGTAAATTAAGCCATTCTATTAATATAATGATTGATAATCTGCGATCATTAATTCAGTCAGTAAAAGAAAGTTCCAATCAAGTATTAACAGCAAGTGAACAAATGTCTGATACATCCCAAGAAAATTCTGCTGCATCAGAAGAAATTGCACGAACAATTGAAGAAATTGCAGGAAGTGCAAATGAGCAAGCAAGAAACACTGAGAATGGTGTTATAAAAACAGAATCATTAAGTAAAATCATAGAAGAAGATTTAGAAGATATGAATCGTGTCAGTCAAGCAATCAAAACATTGATCACAATAAAAGATGAAGGCATTACTTTAATAAAAGACCTTACTCAAAAGACAAATAACAGTAATGAATCCATAGAAAGTATTTATCAGTCAACGGTAAATACCAATGAAAGTGCAGAAAAAATTGGTGAAGCAAGCCAATTAATTCAAAGTATTGCGGAGCAAACCAATTTATTGGCTTTGAATGCGGCGATAGAAGCTGCTAGAGCAGGAGAGGCTGGCAAAGGATTTGCCGTTGTAGCTGAGGAAATTAGGAAACTGGCAGAGCAATCAACGAAATCTGTACAAGATATTGATGAAATGCTAGTCAAATTACAAAGTAACTCAAAAAATTCTGTTGATACAATGAAAGATGTCCTTAATATTATAAAAGAGCAAGTAGAAAGTGTGGGTAACACGGAAAATAAATTTGATGACATCGCATCAGAAATAGAAAATGTAAAATCCATTATTAACAAGTCGCTAGGTTCTGTTAATGAAATGAGTGAACATAAAAATGATTTATCTGACTTGATGCAAAGCTTAGCAGCTATCGCACAACAAAATGCTGCAGGAACAGAAGAAGCATCCGCTTCTGTAGAAGAACAATCTGCATCAATGGAAGAAATTGCTAATGCCAGTGAGCAATTAAAAAATCTATCAGAGGATTTAAGCAAAGAAGTATCTCAGTTCACGTATTAA